GGCCGCGGTGTGGGGGTTGGTGCGGTCGGCGCAAACCGAGCATCCGGGCCGGGTGGTGCTGGCCGACGTGGACTGCGCGGTCGACGACGCCGCAGTGGCGGCGATCGTGGCGGCGGGGGAGCCGCAGGTGTGCCTGCGCGGCGGTGTGGTGCAGATCCCGCGGGTGCACGGGTGCCGCGCGGTGGCGGCTTGTTGGTGCCGCCCACGGATCGGCCCTGGCGGCTTGGCCTTACCAGCGCGGGCACGTTCGAAAACCTCACGCTGGAGCCGATCCCCGAAGCCGACGCGAAGCTACAGCCGGGTCAGGTCCGGGTCGCCACACAAGCCATCGCCGCGAACTTCCGTGACGTCATGATCACTCTTGGTCTCTATCCCGACGACGACGCGGTCATGGGTATCGAAGCCGCTGGCATTGTCGTCGAAACTGGTTCAGACGACTGTCGATTCGCGGTCGGTGACCGGGTGATGGGGCTGTTCCCGGAGGGCACCGGCACGACGGCGATCACCGACGAGCGGCTGTTGATGACCATCCCCGACGGATGGTCGCACACCGACGCCGCCACAGTCTCCGTCGTCTTCGCCACCGCGTATTACGCGCTGTCGCGGTTGGCTGACGTCAAGCCGGGGCAGCGGGTGCTGATTCACGCCGCCACGGGTGGGGTGGGCATGGCCGCGGTGCAGTTGGCGCGGCATTGGGGGCTGGAGGTGTTTGCCACCGCTAGCCGCGGCAAGTGGGACACGTTGCGCGCGATGGGGTTTGATGAAAGCCACATCGGGGATTCGCGGACGCTGGAGTTTGAGGACAAGTTCCGGGCGGTCACCGGCGGGCGCGGCATGGACGTGGTGCTCGACTCGCTGGCCGGTGAATTCGTCGACGCCTCGCTGCGGCTGGTCGCCCCCGGCGGAATCTTTTTGGAGATGGGCAAGACCGACATCCGCGACCCCAACGCGGTGGCCCAACAGCACCCCGGCGTGCGCTACCGCGCCTTCGACCTATTCGAGGCGGGCGCCGACGGGATCCAGCGCATTCTCACCGACCTGGCCGCGATGTTCGCCGCTCGGGTCCTGCACCCGTTGCCGGTGACGGGGTTTGATATTCGTCGGGCGCCGGCGGCGTTGCGGTATTTGAGTCAGGCCCGTCATGTCGGCAAGGTGGTGTTGACCATGCCGGATGTGTGGGCGGCGGGCACGGTGTTGATCACCGGTGGCACGGGGATGGCTGGTTCGGCGGTGGCCCGGCATGTGGTTGCCCGCCATGGGGTGCGGCATGTGGTGTTGTTGAGCCGTCGCGGTGCTGAGGCGCCGGGGGTGGGCGAGTTGGTTGGTGAGTTGGGCGGATCCGGGGCGACGGTGCGGGTGGTGGCCTGTGATGCGGCGGATCGGGAGGCTTTGGCCAAGGTGATTTCCGATATTCCGGTGCAGTGGCCGCTGAGTGCGGTGATTCATGCGGCTGGGGTGCTTGATGACGCGGTGGTGACGTCGTTGACCCCGCAGCGTGTTGATGCGGTGTTGCGGGCCAAGGTGGATGCGGCGTGGAATTTGCATGAGTTGACCCGGGATTTGGGTGTGTCGGCGTTTGTGATGTTTTCGTCGATGGCCGGGCTGGTGGGTTCGTCGGGTCAGGCCAACTATGCGGCGGCCAACGCGTTTTTGGACGCGCTGGCCGCGCACCGGCGGGCCAATGGGTTGCCCGCGATGTCGCTGGGCTGGGGGCTATGGGAGCAGGCCAGCGCGATGACCGGCCAACTCGGCGATGTCGATTTCGCCCGGTTCGCGCGCGACGGCGTGGTAGCGATGTCCTCCGAGGAAGCGCTGCAACTGTTCGACACGGCGATGGTCGTCGACCAGCCCTTCGTGTTGCCGGCCCGCATCGACCTGGCCGCGTTGAAGGCCAAGTTCGACGCCGGCACGCTGCCACCGATGTTCGTCGACCTGATCAACGCGCCGGCCCGCCGCCAGGTCGACGACTCGCTGGCCGCGGCCAAGTCGAAATCTGCGCTGCTACAACGCTTAGAGGGCCTGCCCGAGGACGAGCAGCACGCCATCCTGCTGGATTTGGTGCGCTCCAACATCGCCACCGTGCTGGGCAACACCACCCCCGAGGCAATCGACCCGGACAAAGCTTTCCAAGAGCTCGGCTTCGACTCGCTGACCGCGGTCGAAATGCGCAACCGGCTCAAAGCCGCCACCGGGCTGGCACTTTCCCCGACCCTGATCTTCGACTACCCGAACTCCGCGGCGCTGGCCGGGTACTTCCGCCAAGAACTCCTGGGCGGCACACAGCCGAAGACCCAACCGGTCGCACCCGGGGAAGCCGAAATTCAGCGTGTCGTGGCCTCGATTCCGGTCAAGCGTCTGCGACAGGCCGGGGTCTTGGATCTGCTGCTGGCGTTGGCCAACGAAACCAACGGCGCAGCGACACCGGATACACCGGAAGAAACCACCGCTAAAAACATCGCGGAAATGGACCTCGACGACTTGGTCAATGCCGCGTTGATGAATGACGACGACTAGCTCGATGCGGTCGAAGGCCAACCAGTGAGGGTCGCGGTCACCGGGGCCAGCGGCGTACTCGGCCGCGGACTCGTCGCGCGGATGCTCAGCAGCGGCCACGACGTCGTCGGACTCGCACGGCATCGGCCCGAAAGCTGGCCCAGCGCAGCACAGTTCGTGCCCGGGGATATCCGCGACGCAGCCGCTGTCCGGCGTGCCATCGCGGGTGCCGAGGTCGTCGCACATTGCGCGTGGGCGGCCAGCCGACCCGCCGACGACCCGCGCAGCCGGGAAGTCAACATCGGTGGGACCGCCAATGTGCTTGCCGCCATGGCCAAGTCCGGTGCTCGGCGCATTGTTTTCGTATCGTCGGCGCACGTGTACGGCATGCAGCGAGCCGGGACAGCGCCGGCGGGCGAGCACGACGAGCTGAACCCCGTTAGCGCCGTGGGCCGTCACCAAGCTCGAGCCGAAGAGATGCTGGCCGCGTCCGGAGCAGAATGGGTGGCCATCCGGTCGGCGCTCATCGTCGGCCGTGATGTCGACAACTGGGTGCAGCGGCTGCTGGCGTGCCCGGTGTTTCCCGATATTGACGGATCGGCGGGCGGGCGGTTGCAGGTGGTGCACACCGACGACGCCCTTCGGGTACTTGCCCGGGCCGCGTTGGATACCGGCATCGGTAGCGGGCCGGTCAACCTGGCCGCCCCCGGCGAGCCGGCCTTTCGCGAGGTCGCAGCCGCCCTCGGACGGCGGGTCATCGCGCTCCACTTCGATCCTGCTTCGAAGCTGCTGCGCGGTTGTGCAGCAACTTTTTTCGACACGCTGAGCCTCGTCCAAGACGCGCCGCTGATGGACACTTCGCGGTTGCGCGACCGGTGGGGGTGCACACCCGCCTGGAATGCCAATGAATGCGTCGAGGACCTCGCGCTCGGGCTGCGGGGCCGCGTCACCGTCGGGAAGCGGGTGATATCGCTGCCGTGGCGGATCTCCCGCATCCAAGACATCCCCGTGGCAGATGCTCCCGCCGCCGACGGAAAGCTGCCCGTGCTGGCCGGGCCCGAGGGGGAAAACGGCGAGTTCGACACCCCGATCGATCCGCGATTCCCGACATTCATCGCGACCAACTTGTCCGAAGCGCTGCCCGGACCGTTTTCGCCGTCGTCGTTTTCGGTGACCGTGCGCGGGCTGCGGGCGAGCGGTGCGGGCATCGCTGGGCGGCTGCGCCCCGGGGGGTTGATCCAACGGGAAATAGCGATGCGCACCGTCGCCGTGTTCGCTCACCGACTCTACGGGGGCATCACGTCGGCTCATTTCATGGCCCAGACAGTGCCGTTCGTCAAGCCGGCGACGATCGTGGCCAACAGCGGGTATTTCGGCCCCAGCGTGGCGGACTTGCCGATCTTCGGCGACCAGCATCCGCTGCCCCAGACCGGTTTGCTTGCAAGACAAGCGCGCACACTTCGCAATATCGGGGTGTTCGGCGTCAACCTGGTGGGCCTCAGCGCCGGATCGGCGCACGATACCGCCGACTACATTGCCGACGTCGACCGCCTAGAACAGCTCGCGGGCCGCGATGTGACCCGGCTCGATGACCGCCGGCTGCTCAGCCTGATCTTGCTGGCGCGCGATCATGCCGTGGACGGGTGGGTGCTGGCATCCGGGTCGTTCATGCTGTGCGCGGCGTTCAATTCCATCCTGCGAGGCGTGTGCGGGCCCGGTGCTGTGCCGGTGGCGGGACCGGAGTTGGTCAGCGCGCGACCGCTGGCCGCGATTCACCGGCTGGTTGCCGCGGCGCGCCGCGACCCGGAGGTGCCCCGCATCCTGGCGCAACCCGGTGACCACCTCGACGCGCTGTCCAAGTACGCGCCAGAGTTTCACGCCGCGGTTCAACATGAGCTGGCGCTGATCGGGCACCGCGGCCCGGCGGAAGCCGAGATGCGTTCGACCAGTTACGCCGACAACCCCGAGTTGTTGCTGGGCATGGTGGCCAAGTCGGTAGACGCACCGGACGCGCCGCGATCCTCGCAACCGAACATTCCGGTGTGGGGCCGTCCCGTCGCGGCGCTGTCCGCCCGCCAACTGCGTGAACGCGAAGCCCGCCGCGACAGACTGATCCGCGCCATTTGGGTATTGCGTGGTCTGCTTCGCGAATACGGACATCGGCTGGTTGAGTCCGGTGTGTTGAAGACCGTCGATGACGTGTTCTACCTGCTGGTCGACGAGCTCGACGCTGTTCCCGCCGACGCTTCGGAGCTGGTGGCGCGGCGCCGCGCCGAACAACGTCGACTGATGAAGGTTGTTCCGCCCCCGGTGTTCAGCGGCCGCTGGCAGCCCGGTACCGCGCTGGCGACGGTTCTCACGCCCGGGCAAAGCTTGCACGGCCTCGGGGTGTGTGGCGGACGCGTCCGCGGCCGCGTTCGCATCGTGCGACCGCAGACCATCAGCGAGCTGCAGCCCGGTGAGATTCTCGTCGCCGAGGTCACCGACGTCGGCTACACCACCGCGTTCTCGTATGCGGCCGCCGTGGTGACCGAACTCGGTGGGCCGATGTCACATGCTGCCGTGGTGGCCCGCGAGTTCGGGTTCCCGTGCGTGGTCGACGCCGCCGGCGCCACCCGGCGGCTGCCCCGGGAGCTCTCGTCGACGTCGACGGCGCTACCGGTGAGATTCGGTTGCTGGAGCTCGCTGATCACACCGCCGAAATCGATTCTGCTGCAACGAACTCCGAGTAACCGTCCGCTAGCAGCTGAACTTTTCGCCGACACCCTCCGGTGGCGGTACCGGCTGTAAGCAGCCGAACGGCTCGATACCGGCAGCAGCGAGCCGCACCGCTGACCGGTGGGCGTAGTTGACGCAGAACACACCGGTTTGATCAGTGCGACAACGGAAATCGTCAAACGCCAGCGACTTACCGGACGGAAGTTCGGGGCCGTCACCGTTGATAAAAGGTCCGGGGTCACCGTGGGCCGAGCCCACTTGCACACTGGTGCCGTCGAAATCGACCCAGCCGCCATGCCATTCGCCGTAGACGGCGGTCGGTGGCGGTGGGGGATTGGTCAGCCGGACCAGGCAGGACAACGTGGCGCCGGTGTGCTTGGAGTCGGTTATGCAACGCACGTTGTGGTCTGGTGCGGTGAACGCGATGTCTTGACCGAGATCGGTGGTGGCGCCGTCGCGGGTCGCGCTGTGATAGCGGTCGGCGTCGGCGGGTTCAGCAGCCTCGATCCACGCGATCACATCGGAGATCGGCGTGCCCGGTTGCGGCGCGGTCGACCGAATCGGCGGCTCGGCCGTCGGCGGGGCGGCGGTCGCGCCCTTTGCGGACGTGCTCGGCCGTGCCGAGCTAGTGCTTTGGGCGGACCGACCGCCCACCAGTGAACACCCGGCGACCAGCAGCGACGCAACCAACACCACAACGATGCGCATCCCGTCAGGCTAGCGGCACCGAGCTGATTGCGACCGCAGCCGCATGTCGACAGATCCAGTTCGCTACGGTCGGGGTCATGCACGAACACACCGTCCGCGTCACCACAGCCACCGGCACCGTGGAAGGCTTCACTCGCGACGGTGTGAACAGGTGGCGCTCCATCCCCTATGCCCGGCCGCCGGTCGGGCCGCTGCGGTTCCGGGCCCCGCAACCACCCGAGCCGTGGCCGGGTGTGCGGCACTGCCACGGGTTCACCAACTGTGCACCGCAGCAACGCCGTTACACGATCATCGGTGTGGGCAAATACCAGCCCATGAGTGAGGACTGCCTGACGCTTAACGTCGTGACCCCGGAATCTGTCGGCGACCAGGCGTTGCCGGTCCTGGTTTTCATCCACGGCGGCGGTTACATCCTGGGCAGCTCGGCCACCCCGCTGTATGACGGTGCGGGGCTGGCCCGCCGCGGTTGCGTCTACGTGTCGGTGAACTACCGGCTCGGCGCGCTGGGCTGCCTGGACCTGTCGTCACTGTCGACACCGGAAATCACCATCGACAGCAACCTCTTCCTGCGCGACTTGGTGATGGCGCTGCGCTGGGTCCGCGACAACATCGCGGTGTTCGGCGGTGACCCGGGCAACGTCACCATTTTCGGGGAAAGCGCCGGTGCCCACGCTGTCGCCACGCTGCTCGCCGTGCCTGCGGCCAAAGGTCTTTTCCATCAGGCTATTTCAGAAAGCCCGGCAAGCGGGATGGTGCGTTCTCGTGAGGTGGCAACCGAGTTCGCGACCCGGTTCGCGACCCAACTGGGTGTGCGCCGGGAAGACGCCGCCCACGTGCTGATGCAGGCGTCGCCGGCCGAACTGGTGGCGGCCCAGAACCGTCTGATCGACCAGGGCATGGAACAGCGGCTTGGTGCATTCCCGATTGGTCCCGCCGTCGGCGACGATTGTCTGCCGCTGGACCCGGTGGAGGCGATGCGGCGCGGCGAAGCACACCGTGTGCCGCTCATCGTGGGCACCAACGCAGACGAGGGCCGCCTGTTCACTCGTTTCCTCCCGCTGCTGCCGACCACCGAGCCGATGGTCGAGGCGCTGCTGGCCGACGCGGATCCGGCTGCCCGGGAACGCATTACCGCCGCCTACCCGGGCTATCCCGATAGATCTGCCTGCGTGCGCCTCGGCGGAGACTTCGCCTTCGGCTCGGCCGCCTGGCAGATCGCCGAGGCCCACGGCAAGTACGCGCCGGCCTACCTGTACAGATACGACTTTGCGCCCCGCCCACTGCACTGGGCCGGTTTGGGAGCCACCCACGCCACCGAACTGCTTGCGGTCTTTGGCATTTACCGCAGCAAGTTCGGGGCGTTGCTCACCGCCGGTGTCGATCGCCGAGCAGCGCGGCGCGTCACCAAAGAGGTACAGGGCCGTTGGCTGGCGTTCAGCCGCACCGGGATACCCGGTGACGGCTGGCCCGCCTACACCGATGCCGATCGCGCGGTGATGGTTTTCGACCGCACGTCGCATCTCGAATTCGACCCACACCCCGAGCGCCGCATGGCGTGGGAGGGGTTCTCCGTTGCGCAATGAAAACTTTGCTGCCCCAACAGCGGAGCCGGCGAAAGTAGTCGAAAAACCAAGCGACCTCAGCGCCGACTGGCTGACCGGCATACTCGGCATACCGATCGCCGGGTTTGGTGTCGAGCGCATCGGTACCGGTCAGATGAGCGAGTGCTACCGCATCGAACTGGCCTACAGCGGCGAAACCCCGGTTGGGCCGCCGTCGGTGGTCTTGAAGGTGGCCGCCACCGATCCGGTGAGCCGCCAGACCGGCCTGACACTGGGACTCTACGAGCGTGAAGTGCGCTTCTACCGCGAAATCGCGCCGCGCGTGCATGGGCCGCTCGCGCCGTGCTACCACACCGCGTTCGACGCGGCGGCCGGCGCGTTCGATGTATTGCTCGGCGACGCCAGCCCCGCTGTCGTCGGTGACGAAATCCGCGGCGCCACAACGTCACAAGCCATGGTCGCCGTTGCGGAGTTGGGCCGCTTACAGGGCCAGTTGTTCAGTGATATCGGCTTGGCCGACGCGGCGTGGCTCAACCGTGACGCCCCCATCAACCAGGCGTTGATGACCCAGCTTTACGCGGGGTTCCTCGACCGTTACGGTGACCGGATTTCACCGGAGCACCACGAAGTGTGCGAACGGCTGGTCAATGGATTCGACTCCTACCTCGCCGGCGATTCGGGTGAGCGGCGCATTGACGGGCTGCTGCACGGCGACTACCGGCTGGACAACTTGTTGTTCGGCGCCGCCGGGGCCGATCGGCCGCTGACGGTGGTGGATTGGCAGACCGTCACCTGGGGTCCGGCATTGACCGACCTGGCGTATTTCGTTGGTTGCGCACTGCCGGTGGCTGATCGGCGGGCGCTGTATGACGATCTGCTAAGCGCCTACCACGACGCACTCGGGCCCGATGCGCCGCTGACGTTGGCCGACGTGTACGAGGGCGTGCGCGGGCAGAGCTTTTTCGGCGTGATGATGGCGATCGTGTCAGCGATGTTGGTCGAACGCACCGAGCGCGGCGACGCGCTGTTCATGACGATGCTGCAACGGCACTGCCAGCACGTGTTGGACACCGACGCGCTGGCCACGTTGTCCCCGACGTCGCCCATGCCGTTGACCCCGGTCCACACCGACGAGTCCGTGCACACCGCCACCGGGGAACCATTGTGGAGCGAAAGCTGGTATGCCGATTTCGTCGACGCCGCACAGGGATTCGGCGGCTGGGTGCGGATCGGCTTGATACCCAACCAGCGCACCGCGTGGATGCACGCATTGTTGTGTGGTCCCGACAGCCCCACTATCGCCGTGGTCGACTTCGACGTTCCGTTTCCGGCCGATCCGTGGCATGTGCGAACCGCCACCATCGATTTCACCCACGCCGCCACTGACCCGTTGCAGACGTATCGGGTCGCGCTGCAGGCACGAGGCCAGTCCTATACCGACCCCGGGGCTCTGCTGCGTGGAGAACCCGGTCGCCCCGTGGCGGTGGCGGCGAACTTGACCTGGGCGACTGACGGCACGCCCTATCGGTATCGGTTGACCACACGCTACGAAATTCCGTGCAGGGTGTCGGGAAGCGTGACCGTCGAGGACACCGAGTACATGCTCGATGAGGTGCCCGGTCAGCGTGACCACTCGTGGGGTGTGCGCGACTGGTGGGCCATGGACTGGCTGTGGAGTGCGCTGCATCTGGACGACGGCACGCATCTGCATGGCGTGGACATCCGGATTCCGGGCGCGCCGAAGCTCTGCGTCGGCTACCTTCAACAAAAAGACCGGCAGCTCGTTGAGCTGCACACGGTGACAAGCCGAGAATCGTTTGATTCCAACGGCTTACCCGTAGCCGCAACGGTGAGCGTCGAACCCGGTGACATCGCTGCGACCGCCGCTGTGCGCGGACACGCTCCGTTGTTGCTTGTGGCCGACGACGGGCGAGTGAGCCAGTTTCCCCGCGCGTGGGTCACCGCGACCACAGCCGATGGCCGTCACGGGGTTGGTTGGCTGGAATGGAACCGCACCCGATGGCAGCCGACGCCGACCTGAGCCAATCGAAGCGTCGAGACCGAAGCAGTCGGGGGCCCGGACCCATCGTGGTCATGGGTGTGTCCGGCTCGGGCAAGTCCACGGTGGGCGCTGCGTTGGCCCGGCGGCTGGGGGTCCCGTTCGCGGATGCCGACGCATTCCACCCGCGCGCGAATATCGCCAAAATGGCCGCCGGTGAGCCGTTGAACGACCAAGACCGGTTCCCGTGGCTGGAGGCAGTCGGCAAGTGGCTGGCCGCTCACCGTGACGGCGGTGTGACGAGCTGCTCGGCGCTCACGCGCAAATACCGCGACCAGTTGCGTTCACACTGCCCCGACGTCGAATTTCTGCACCTGAGCGGCTCGCCGGAGCTTATCCGTCACCGCCAGGCCGGCAGGACAGGCCATTTCATGCCCGCGACGCTGCTGGACTCGCAGTTCGACACGCTGGAGCCCCTCGGACCGGACGAGCGCGGGGTCACCGTCGACGTCGACCAAAGCGTCGACGCCATCGTCGAGACCTTTCTGGCCGGATTCGCGCCACCGCGCGGCGGCGGCGCCGGGACAGCTAGCGGTGGCTAGCATGCGGTGGTATCCCCGAGTGGGAGGCGGCGCAACGATGTACCAGATCGCGGTGGTGCTGACGGCGATCACGCACGTCGCCTTCATCTGCTACGTCGTCGTCGGCGGCTTCATCGCACTGCGCTGGCGCCGCACGCTGTGGCTGCACATCGCAGCGGTACTTTGGGGCGCGGCCAGCGTGGTGGGCCATGTGGGCTGTCCTTTGACCGGACTGGAACGCTGGGCGCGGCGTCACGCCGGCATGCCGCCGCTGCCGCCGAAGGGGTTCATCGCCCACTACATCACCGGAGTGCTCTATCCCGTTAGTTGGGCGAACGCCGTGCAGCTGGCAGCGTTCGCCGTGATCGTCGCGTCGTGGGCGTTATATGCCTGGCATGGCCGGCATGTCCCGGTGCGCGCCCATCGAGGGGCATCCGACCGCGTGCGGTGACGACCGCCGCATGCGCAACGCCCCGCCGCCGTGGCGTCTCTTAGCGCTTCCGCCGGGTCTTGACCCGCTTGCGCGCCGCGCCCGCTAATTCCTCGCCTCGCTCCCGGGCGGTTTCGGCGAGCTCGCTTCCCCGCTCGCGGGCGGTTTGGACAAGTTCGGCGCCCCGCTGACGAGCGGTTTCGGCGAGTTCGCGTACCCGACCGCTGTCGGCCCATTCGCCGCCTCGCCTGCGGGCGGCCTCCACCAGGGGGGCGCTTTTTTCTGCCGCCGCGCTGGCAAGC
This Mycobacterium xenopi DNA region includes the following protein-coding sequences:
- a CDS encoding gluconokinase, producing the protein MGVSGSGKSTVGAALARRLGVPFADADAFHPRANIAKMAAGEPLNDQDRFPWLEAVGKWLAAHRDGGVTSCSALTRKYRDQLRSHCPDVEFLHLSGSPELIRHRQAGRTGHFMPATLLDSQFDTLEPLGPDERGVTVDVDQSVDAIVETFLAGFAPPRGGGAGTASGG
- a CDS encoding phosphotransferase; protein product: MRNENFAAPTAEPAKVVEKPSDLSADWLTGILGIPIAGFGVERIGTGQMSECYRIELAYSGETPVGPPSVVLKVAATDPVSRQTGLTLGLYEREVRFYREIAPRVHGPLAPCYHTAFDAAAGAFDVLLGDASPAVVGDEIRGATTSQAMVAVAELGRLQGQLFSDIGLADAAWLNRDAPINQALMTQLYAGFLDRYGDRISPEHHEVCERLVNGFDSYLAGDSGERRIDGLLHGDYRLDNLLFGAAGADRPLTVVDWQTVTWGPALTDLAYFVGCALPVADRRALYDDLLSAYHDALGPDAPLTLADVYEGVRGQSFFGVMMAIVSAMLVERTERGDALFMTMLQRHCQHVLDTDALATLSPTSPMPLTPVHTDESVHTATGEPLWSESWYADFVDAAQGFGGWVRIGLIPNQRTAWMHALLCGPDSPTIAVVDFDVPFPADPWHVRTATIDFTHAATDPLQTYRVALQARGQSYTDPGALLRGEPGRPVAVAANLTWATDGTPYRYRLTTRYEIPCRVSGSVTVEDTEYMLDEVPGQRDHSWGVRDWWAMDWLWSALHLDDGTHLHGVDIRIPGAPKLCVGYLQQKDRQLVELHTVTSRESFDSNGLPVAATVSVEPGDIAATAAVRGHAPLLLVADDGRVSQFPRAWVTATTADGRHGVGWLEWNRTRWQPTPT
- a CDS encoding carboxylesterase/lipase family protein; protein product: MHEHTVRVTTATGTVEGFTRDGVNRWRSIPYARPPVGPLRFRAPQPPEPWPGVRHCHGFTNCAPQQRRYTIIGVGKYQPMSEDCLTLNVVTPESVGDQALPVLVFIHGGGYILGSSATPLYDGAGLARRGCVYVSVNYRLGALGCLDLSSLSTPEITIDSNLFLRDLVMALRWVRDNIAVFGGDPGNVTIFGESAGAHAVATLLAVPAAKGLFHQAISESPASGMVRSREVATEFATRFATQLGVRREDAAHVLMQASPAELVAAQNRLIDQGMEQRLGAFPIGPAVGDDCLPLDPVEAMRRGEAHRVPLIVGTNADEGRLFTRFLPLLPTTEPMVEALLADADPAARERITAAYPGYPDRSACVRLGGDFAFGSAAWQIAEAHGKYAPAYLYRYDFAPRPLHWAGLGATHATELLAVFGIYRSKFGALLTAGVDRRAARRVTKEVQGRWLAFSRTGIPGDGWPAYTDADRAVMVFDRTSHLEFDPHPERRMAWEGFSVAQ
- a CDS encoding DUF2784 domain-containing protein, encoding MYQIAVVLTAITHVAFICYVVVGGFIALRWRRTLWLHIAAVLWGAASVVGHVGCPLTGLERWARRHAGMPPLPPKGFIAHYITGVLYPVSWANAVQLAAFAVIVASWALYAWHGRHVPVRAHRGASDRVR